The following proteins are co-located in the Salvelinus fontinalis isolate EN_2023a chromosome 29, ASM2944872v1, whole genome shotgun sequence genome:
- the phf6 gene encoding PHD finger protein 6, whose protein sequence is MSAQRKGAAAKLRKCAFCRTNRDKECGQLLVSDNQKVAAHHKCMLFSSALVTSHSDCNENIGGFSVQDVRKEIKRGNKLMCWSCHRPGATVGCDVKTCRRTYHYYCAVWDKAQVKENPSQGSYLVYCRKHRDASQDASEDEQEQGGVANDSDSSPPRSRGRGRLEKERIKVGSRGQSEDTRSTSSQGVDDESSSHRDRSPLRGSGDGGQRCGFCHSGEEENEMRGVLHADNAKKVAAHYKCMLFSSGTVQLTTSSRAEFGNFDIKTVIQEIKRGKRMKCTLCTQLGATIGCEIKACVKTYHYHCGLQDKAKYIENMARGIYKLYCKNHSGNEERDEEDEERESRNRERAAIDHGGTLPLPPPQINGN, encoded by the exons atgTCGGCACAGAGGAAGGGAGCGGCAGCAAAGCTGCGAAAATGTGCCTTCTGCAGGACGAACCGGGACAAGGAGTGTGGACAGCTGCTAGTGTCGGACAACCAGAAGGTGGCAGCCCACCATAAGTGCATG CTTTTCTCCTCCGCGCTGGTTACATCTCACTCAGACTGCAACGAGAACATCGGGGGGTTTTCTGTCCAGGACGTGAGAAAGGAGATCAAGAGAGGGAATAAACTT ATGTGTTGGTCCTGCCATCGGCCTGGTGCCACTGTTGGCTGTGATGTGAAGACATGCCGGCGGACGTATCACTACTACTGTGCAGTATGGGACAAGGCCCAGGTCAAAGAGAATCCCTCACAAGGGAGCTACCT TGTGTATTGTCGCAAACACCGGGATGCCTCCCAGGATGCCAGTGAAG ATGAACAGGAACAAGGAGGTGTTGCCAATGACTCCGACTCCTCCCCTCCACGGAGTAGGGGGCGTGGGAGATTAGAGAAAGAGCGAATCAAAGTTGGATCCCGTGGCCAATCAGAGGACACACGCTCGACCTCCTCTCAAGGTGTAGATGATGAGAGCTCCTCGCAT AGGGACAGGTCCCCTCTGAGGGGCTCTGGGGACGGTGGCCAGCGCTGTGGCTTCTGCCACTCCggagaggaggagaacgagaTGCGGGGCGTGCTACATGCAGATAATGCAAAAAAGGTTGCTGCACATTACAAGTGCATG CTGTTCTCATCGGGAACCGTCCAACTTACTACCTCCTCACGGGCTGAATTTGGGAACTTTGACATCAAAACGGTCATCCAGGAAATCAAGAGGGGGAAGAGAATG AAATGTACCCTGTGTACCCAGTTGGGAGCCACTATTGGCTGTGAGATCAAAGCCTGTGTGAAGACCTATCATTATCACTGCGGCCTGCAGGACAAGGCCAAGTACATAGAGAACATGGCTCGTGGCATCTACAA GCTGTACTGTAAGAATCACAGTGGGAATGAGGAGcgggatgaggaggatgaggagagggagagtcgCAACAGAGAGAGGGCGGCCATTGATCACGGGGGAACACTGCCTCTGCCTCCGCCACAAATCAATGGCAACTAG
- the hprt1 gene encoding hypoxanthine-guanine phosphoribosyltransferase: MASSSPCVVISDDEQGYDLDLFCIPKHYADDLDRVYIPHGLILDRTERLAREIMKDMGGHHIVALCVLKGGYKFFADLLDYIKALNRNSDRSIPMTVDFIRLKSYCNDQSTGEIKVIGGDDLSTLTGKNVLIVEDIIDTGKTMKTLLQLLKQYNPKMVKVASLLVKRTPRSVGYTPDFIGFEVPDKFVVGYALDYNEYFRDLNHICVISETGKEKYKA; the protein is encoded by the exons ATGGCGTCAAGCAGCCCCTGTGTTGTG ATCAGCGATGATGAGCAGGGATATGATCTGGACCTCTTCTGCATCCCAAAGCACTATGCTGATGACCTGGACCGGGTCTACATCCCACATGGACTCATCCTTGACAG gacagagaggctaGCCAGGGAGATTATGAAGGACATGGGGGGGCACCATATCGTGGCCCTCTGCGTGCTCAAGGGGGGTTACAAGTTCTTTGCAGACCTGTTGGACTACATCAAGGCCCTAAACCGTAACAGCGACCGCTCCATTCCTATGACAGTGGACTTCATCCGCCTCAAGAGCTATTGC AATGACCAATCTACAGGTGAAATCAAAGTCATTGGAGGGGATGACCTGTCTACGCTGACAGGGAAG AATGTCCTGATTGTGGAG GACATTATTGACACAGGAAAGACCATGAAGACCTTGCTGCAACTTCTCAAacagtacaacccaaaaatggtAAAAGTTGCAAG TTTGTTGGTGAAGAGGACACCAAGGAGTGTTGGCTACACACCAGACT TCATAGGATTTGAGGTTCCAGACAAATTTGTGGTGGGATATGCGCTAGACTACAACGAGTACTTCAGAGATTTAAAT CACATCTGTGTCATTAGTGAAACGGGGAAGGAAAAATACAAGGCCTGA